One genomic region from Haloprofundus salinisoli encodes:
- a CDS encoding DUF7317 family protein encodes MHTHSLTTALTLYRSGTLTLAQAASRAGKSQAEFRKVLAAHGIALREATPSSSESVTPARAD; translated from the coding sequence ATGCACACTCACTCCCTCACGACGGCGCTGACGCTGTACCGCAGCGGAACCCTGACGCTCGCGCAGGCCGCTTCCCGCGCCGGGAAGTCGCAAGCGGAGTTCCGGAAGGTGCTCGCCGCCCACGGTATCGCGCTCCGTGAGGCCACTCCGTCGTCGTCTGAGTCGGTGACCCCCGCCCGCGCCGACTG
- a CDS encoding helicase C-terminal domain-containing protein: MNPERIFEAFPAPSFRGNQEQALRDIRDAFATGNDVVLVRAPTGSGKSLLARAIAGCARTVEESEPKHATDAYYTTPQVSQLDDVESESLLDDLSIIRGKRNYSCILPGEHDTPVNRAPCVRQKGFDCTVRHRCPYFSDRAIASSKSIAAMTLAYFMQTAGSDVFRKRDVVVVDEAHGLAEWAEMYATIELSPQTVPVWDDVGIPDVADADDPVERASRLAETLSGVCERAKDELLAKPELTPDEAARRDRLQELRSELDWFVKDYRDPTSATTWVVDQPGGEGTQIVIKPLNPEKYLHHTVWDRGNKFALLSATILNKDAFCRQVGLNPKDVALVDVPHTFPVENRPLYDVTQGRMTFEHRDETIPKIARLVVRLMAKHPDEKGLIHAHSYSIQERLAELLVDFGVGERVRTHSKENRDAELDAWKASSDPELFLSVKMEEALDLKGELCRWQVLCKAPYLNTSDSRVARRLEEGQWSWYHRAALRTVIQACGRVIRAPDDHGATYLADSSLLDLFERARADTPDWFAEQVDRTRNPTLPEFDPRAALSGLDGGDTGTLGGSSDSGEHANFGRESRGFGRRRRRGKSGVRSSEEERKNHPLSDVWGDG; this comes from the coding sequence GTGAACCCCGAGCGCATCTTCGAGGCCTTCCCCGCGCCGAGTTTCCGCGGCAACCAGGAACAGGCGCTCCGGGACATTCGTGACGCGTTCGCCACCGGCAACGACGTGGTGCTGGTGCGCGCGCCGACGGGCAGCGGCAAGTCGCTGCTCGCGCGGGCCATCGCCGGGTGCGCCCGAACGGTCGAGGAGTCCGAACCGAAACACGCCACCGACGCGTACTACACGACGCCGCAAGTCTCGCAACTCGACGACGTGGAGAGCGAGTCGCTCCTCGACGATTTAAGCATCATCCGCGGCAAGCGCAACTACAGCTGTATCCTCCCGGGCGAGCACGACACGCCCGTCAACCGCGCGCCGTGCGTCCGACAGAAGGGGTTCGACTGCACGGTGCGTCATCGCTGTCCCTACTTCTCGGACCGCGCCATCGCCTCCTCGAAATCCATCGCGGCGATGACGCTCGCGTACTTCATGCAGACCGCAGGAAGCGACGTGTTTCGAAAGCGCGACGTCGTCGTCGTCGACGAGGCCCACGGCCTCGCCGAGTGGGCCGAGATGTACGCGACCATCGAACTGAGCCCGCAAACCGTCCCCGTCTGGGACGACGTGGGCATCCCCGACGTCGCGGACGCGGACGACCCGGTCGAACGCGCGTCCCGCCTCGCGGAGACGCTCTCGGGCGTCTGCGAACGCGCCAAGGACGAACTCCTGGCGAAACCGGAACTCACGCCCGACGAGGCCGCCCGCCGCGACAGGCTTCAGGAACTGCGCTCGGAACTCGACTGGTTCGTCAAGGACTACCGCGACCCGACGAGCGCGACGACGTGGGTCGTCGACCAACCCGGCGGCGAGGGCACCCAGATCGTCATCAAGCCGCTCAACCCCGAGAAGTATCTCCACCACACGGTGTGGGACCGCGGCAACAAGTTTGCGCTTCTGTCGGCGACGATTCTCAACAAGGACGCCTTCTGCCGGCAGGTCGGTCTCAACCCGAAGGACGTCGCGCTGGTCGACGTGCCGCACACCTTCCCCGTCGAGAACCGCCCGCTGTACGACGTGACGCAGGGACGGATGACGTTCGAACACCGCGACGAGACCATCCCGAAAATCGCCCGTCTCGTCGTCCGCCTGATGGCGAAACACCCCGACGAGAAGGGGTTGATTCACGCGCACTCCTACAGCATCCAGGAGCGACTCGCCGAATTGCTCGTCGACTTCGGCGTCGGCGAGCGCGTTCGAACCCACAGTAAAGAGAACCGCGACGCCGAGTTAGACGCCTGGAAGGCGAGCTCCGACCCCGAACTCTTTCTTTCGGTGAAGATGGAGGAAGCGCTCGACCTGAAGGGCGAGCTCTGTCGATGGCAAGTGCTGTGTAAAGCGCCGTACCTCAACACGAGCGACTCACGGGTCGCACGCCGCCTCGAAGAGGGGCAGTGGAGTTGGTACCACCGCGCGGCGCTCCGAACCGTGATTCAGGCGTGCGGGCGCGTCATCCGCGCGCCGGACGACCACGGCGCGACGTACCTCGCCGACTCCAGTCTTCTGGACCTGTTCGAGCGCGCGCGGGCCGATACGCCCGACTGGTTCGCCGAGCAGGTCGACCGGACGAGGAATCCAACACTTCCCGAGTTCGACCCGCGGGCGGCGCTCTCGGGCCTCGACGGCGGCGACACGGGAACGCTGGGTGGGTCGTCGGACTCCGGCGAGCACGCGAACTTCGGCCGCGAGAGCCGCGGCTTCGGCCGCCGTCGTCGACGCGGTAAGAGCGGCGTTCGCTCGAGCGAGGAGGAGCGGAAGAACCACCCGCTGTCGGACGTGTGGGGCGACGGTTGA
- a CDS encoding DUF7561 family protein codes for MAKARCDGCNLKIRISGGIGDFWSFNYGPSGGMALELADGTDCLLCFDCIEQLPDDRDVTAADVKAL; via the coding sequence ATGGCGAAGGCACGCTGTGATGGCTGTAATCTCAAAATCCGAATCAGCGGCGGTATCGGCGACTTCTGGAGCTTCAACTACGGGCCCTCCGGGGGGATGGCGCTCGAACTCGCCGACGGCACCGACTGCTTGCTCTGTTTCGACTGTATCGAGCAGCTGCCCGATGACCGGGATGTCACGGCGGCGGACGTGAAGGCGCTGTAG
- a CDS encoding YkgJ family cysteine cluster protein, translated as MRVNCEGCAGCCIDWRPVAPETLDHERRGRRDPLDDTYNLVPLTRDEVKTFLDEGLADAMTPRLFRADGRTNSVTVDGYDLAAIDGGPVFYVGLRKPPKPVGPFGLDPTWLDTCIFLDPETLRCRIHGSELYPATCGDYPGQNLTLDRETECERVERSYGGERLLDDDPPEKLRGFALGPQALGAKLFVYPDPEELTGVVDRLADGETAAADRALFVGAAVGSRPGTTAVDGEKAERGRKRALEANSWAGAVIEAWTRRAGRPGDDAEVRADRSELEERRGAPPTEEW; from the coding sequence ATGAGGGTGAACTGCGAGGGGTGCGCCGGCTGCTGCATCGACTGGCGACCGGTCGCCCCCGAGACGCTCGACCACGAGCGCCGGGGGCGGCGCGACCCGCTCGACGACACCTACAACCTCGTGCCGCTGACGCGCGACGAGGTGAAGACGTTCCTCGACGAGGGGCTCGCCGACGCGATGACGCCGCGGCTGTTCCGCGCCGACGGGAGGACCAACTCGGTCACCGTCGACGGCTACGACCTCGCCGCCATCGACGGCGGTCCCGTCTTCTACGTCGGTCTCCGGAAACCGCCGAAACCGGTCGGTCCGTTCGGTCTCGACCCGACGTGGCTCGACACGTGCATCTTTCTCGACCCCGAGACGCTTCGCTGTCGCATCCACGGCTCGGAGCTGTACCCCGCGACCTGCGGCGACTACCCCGGACAGAACCTCACGCTGGACCGCGAGACCGAGTGCGAGCGCGTCGAGCGGAGCTACGGAGGCGAGCGGCTTCTCGACGACGACCCGCCGGAGAAGCTTCGGGGGTTCGCGCTCGGTCCGCAAGCGTTGGGTGCGAAGCTGTTCGTCTACCCCGACCCCGAGGAACTGACGGGCGTCGTCGACCGGCTCGCGGACGGAGAGACGGCGGCGGCGGACCGCGCGCTGTTCGTCGGTGCCGCCGTCGGGTCGCGTCCCGGGACGACGGCCGTCGACGGGGAGAAAGCCGAGCGGGGGCGAAAGCGAGCGCTGGAGGCGAACTCGTGGGCCGGCGCGGTCATCGAGGCGTGGACGAGGCGAGCGGGCCGACCCGGCGACGACGCGGAGGTGCGTGCAGACCGGTCGGAGCTCGAAGAGCGGCGCGGCGCGCCGCCGACCGAGGAGTGGTGA
- a CDS encoding NAD-dependent epimerase/dehydratase family protein, translating into MKVLVTGATGFVGGRLVPALGTGEETETTAVADATSAPNTN; encoded by the coding sequence ATGAAGGTCCTCGTGACGGGTGCGACGGGGTTCGTCGGTGGGCGACTCGTGCCGGCGCTCGGGACCGGTGAGGAGACCGAAACGACGGCGGTCGCGGACGCGACGAGTGCGCCGAACACCAACTGA
- a CDS encoding DUF7530 family protein — translation MQHQQYDERTGPEPEYGDTWVYESIVGALPGIDLTDWQAVLLQIAIFEVPVLFLAWAYDLWHAALAGTAAVFVAAVGTVAMVRIGERTRSVGLPNSYQRLLFGSSIEVVLAVLAFIALVTHLFVFDPERAANPLVETLFGERPDAIPVYLMLLVLWDLCYRIGTSWWASVVALWRSFRFTFDGETAAELRRINLMNVAFGLAQLVLVPFILDRPVLLFAVGSHVVAVTVVSVLAALTLTVETGDENK, via the coding sequence ATGCAGCACCAGCAGTACGACGAGAGGACAGGACCCGAACCGGAGTACGGCGACACCTGGGTGTACGAGAGCATCGTCGGTGCGCTCCCCGGCATCGACCTGACCGACTGGCAGGCGGTGTTGCTCCAGATAGCGATTTTCGAGGTCCCGGTGCTGTTTTTGGCGTGGGCGTACGACCTCTGGCACGCCGCGCTCGCGGGGACGGCGGCGGTGTTCGTCGCCGCCGTGGGAACGGTAGCGATGGTCCGTATCGGCGAGAGGACCCGCTCGGTGGGACTACCGAACTCGTATCAGCGACTGCTGTTCGGGTCGAGCATCGAAGTCGTGCTCGCGGTGCTGGCGTTTATCGCGCTGGTCACGCACCTGTTCGTGTTCGACCCCGAACGGGCGGCGAACCCGCTGGTCGAGACGCTGTTCGGCGAACGGCCGGACGCGATTCCGGTCTACCTCATGCTTCTGGTCCTCTGGGACCTCTGTTATCGCATCGGTACCTCGTGGTGGGCGTCGGTCGTCGCGCTGTGGCGTTCCTTCCGCTTTACCTTCGACGGAGAGACGGCCGCCGAACTGCGACGCATCAACCTGATGAACGTCGCGTTCGGACTCGCACAGTTGGTGCTCGTGCCGTTCATCCTGGACCGACCGGTGTTGCTGTTCGCCGTCGGCAGTCACGTCGTCGCCGTGACCGTCGTCTCCGTGCTGGCAGCGCTGACGCTCACCGTCGAGACGGGCGACGAAAACAAGTAG
- a CDS encoding DUF5786 family protein, whose protein sequence is MSMGAYDEEEHERRAQKTSQVDADFDEARTEFRGRLEYDSGDSAEDLLDQFRKMKKER, encoded by the coding sequence ATGTCAATGGGTGCCTATGACGAAGAAGAACACGAGCGTCGTGCGCAGAAAACGAGTCAGGTCGACGCGGACTTCGACGAGGCGCGCACGGAGTTCCGCGGACGTCTCGAGTACGACTCCGGTGACTCCGCCGAGGACCTGCTCGACCAGTTCCGCAAGATGAAAAAGGAGCGCTAG
- a CDS encoding DUF5784 family protein — protein sequence MARPLRFRYAPGRWTEQRVRHDVYSHLDSNLGAAMRRPWFKPPSGYEARRFEMDNGDTALFCWNGDGAYWLGNTETPSTLWRTDKHGFTEVPYPVCRWAERELLAQLYEETPWLEPFPHLSWFFLPVFLSKDGRETTRRFFDEYAAGFPDATRDEALSFYESFLKTGVLDEYRELMAGKLGTSKQLDFVRMSASMGEFNAAALLTEAGYDITPEIEVTTGHSLDYRAERDGEGTLVEVTRPLPTDRRSAGTPVAAVRDTAETKTSGQLERHGGGVTLFVDCSSFPDDDWRAVRGEKPDVRHRPAVVFRTRPSGRVEAYRKGSVPLDLDDAVEWV from the coding sequence GTGGCACGACCTCTGCGGTTCCGGTACGCGCCCGGTCGATGGACCGAACAGCGCGTCCGGCACGATGTGTACTCTCATCTCGATTCGAATCTCGGTGCGGCCATGAGGCGTCCCTGGTTCAAACCGCCCTCCGGCTACGAAGCGCGACGCTTCGAGATGGACAACGGCGATACGGCACTGTTCTGCTGGAACGGCGACGGCGCGTACTGGCTCGGCAACACGGAGACGCCGAGTACGCTCTGGCGTACCGACAAGCACGGCTTCACGGAGGTTCCCTACCCGGTCTGTCGGTGGGCCGAGCGCGAACTGCTCGCGCAACTCTACGAGGAGACGCCGTGGCTCGAACCGTTCCCGCACCTCTCGTGGTTCTTTCTCCCGGTGTTTCTCTCGAAGGACGGTCGGGAGACGACGCGGCGGTTCTTCGACGAATACGCCGCCGGCTTTCCCGACGCGACGCGCGACGAGGCGCTCTCCTTCTACGAGTCGTTTCTGAAGACGGGGGTCTTAGACGAGTATCGCGAGCTGATGGCCGGTAAACTCGGCACCTCGAAGCAGCTCGACTTCGTGCGCATGAGCGCCTCGATGGGCGAGTTCAACGCGGCCGCACTGCTCACCGAGGCGGGGTACGACATCACCCCCGAAATCGAGGTGACGACCGGTCACTCGCTGGATTACCGCGCCGAACGCGACGGCGAGGGGACGCTCGTCGAGGTGACCCGTCCGCTGCCGACGGACCGCCGCAGCGCCGGCACGCCCGTCGCCGCCGTCCGCGACACCGCCGAGACGAAGACGTCGGGACAGTTGGAGCGACACGGCGGCGGTGTCACGCTGTTCGTCGACTGCTCGTCGTTCCCGGACGACGACTGGCGGGCAGTCCGCGGCGAGAAACCCGACGTGAGACACCGTCCCGCGGTCGTCTTTCGGACGCGACCGTCGGGACGCGTCGAAGCCTACCGGAAGGGAAGCGTTCCGCTGGACCTCGACGACGCCGTCGAATGGGTGTGA
- a CDS encoding DUF5789 family protein has protein sequence MRLNRTGDLVANHEYPATTDELVSAYGTETIHLQNGTETVGTVLERLGAQTYADAEEVYEALLTGVGHEAVGRRFYSDRDAPTIGEGYSGQVSF, from the coding sequence ATGCGCTTGAACAGAACCGGCGACCTCGTTGCCAACCACGAGTATCCCGCGACCACCGACGAACTCGTCAGCGCCTACGGTACAGAGACGATTCACCTACAGAACGGCACGGAGACGGTCGGAACCGTGCTCGAACGTCTCGGTGCGCAGACGTACGCCGACGCGGAGGAGGTGTACGAGGCACTGCTCACCGGCGTCGGCCACGAGGCCGTCGGCCGGCGATTCTACAGCGACAGGGACGCACCGACTATCGGTGAGGGGTACTCCGGTCAGGTCTCCTTCTGA
- a CDS encoding PHP domain-containing protein, whose product MDIAADLHVHTTASDGQLTLEEVPAAARAGGVDWVAVTDHDTVHPELDAPVSVRDGVTVIRGLELRVDVSERTLAGGWTESDIAGMQVDLLGYGVRRTAALTDELERLQRNRVERGAGMVERVESYLNVDLDVEPRPGIGRPHVARAIDESEADYDFQGAFDHLIGDGGPCFVAREIPTFEKGVELLSEACTVVSLAHPFRYDDPEAALSLTRHLDAVERHYPYEFEVEEALVDEVVERENLLATGGSDAHGTELGVCGVPPRAFAAVRSRLPEAVA is encoded by the coding sequence ATGGATATCGCCGCCGACCTCCACGTCCACACCACCGCCTCCGACGGGCAACTGACGCTCGAGGAGGTGCCGGCGGCCGCGCGGGCAGGCGGCGTCGACTGGGTCGCCGTCACCGACCACGACACCGTACACCCGGAACTCGACGCGCCGGTGAGCGTCCGCGACGGCGTCACGGTGATTCGCGGCCTCGAACTCCGCGTCGACGTCTCCGAGCGAACTCTGGCGGGCGGCTGGACGGAGTCCGACATCGCCGGAATGCAGGTCGACCTCCTGGGGTACGGCGTCCGGCGGACCGCCGCGTTGACCGACGAACTCGAACGGCTCCAGCGAAACCGCGTCGAACGCGGCGCGGGGATGGTCGAACGCGTCGAGTCGTATCTGAACGTGGACCTCGACGTCGAACCTCGGCCGGGGATCGGCCGCCCGCACGTCGCCCGCGCCATCGACGAGAGCGAGGCCGACTACGACTTCCAAGGGGCATTCGACCACCTCATCGGCGACGGCGGTCCCTGTTTCGTCGCCCGCGAGATTCCGACGTTCGAGAAGGGAGTGGAGTTGCTCTCGGAGGCGTGCACGGTCGTCTCGCTGGCGCACCCGTTCCGTTACGACGACCCCGAGGCGGCGTTGTCGCTGACGCGGCATCTCGACGCCGTCGAACGCCACTACCCGTACGAATTCGAGGTCGAAGAGGCGCTCGTCGACGAGGTCGTCGAGCGCGAGAATCTGCTCGCGACCGGCGGGAGCGACGCGCACGGGACGGAGCTCGGCGTCTGTGGCGTCCCCCCGCGAGCGTTCGCGGCGGTTCGCAGCCGACTCCCGGAAGCGGTGGCTTAA
- a CDS encoding DUF6757 family protein: protein MQCHYCDRDAAFAAGKDGIRVGLCEQHFRERMEELAESDELQSLRERLDVDRAE from the coding sequence ATGCAGTGCCACTACTGCGACCGAGATGCCGCTTTCGCCGCCGGAAAAGACGGCATTCGAGTCGGTCTCTGCGAGCAGCATTTCCGTGAACGCATGGAGGAACTCGCCGAATCCGACGAGCTGCAATCGCTGCGGGAGCGGCTCGATGTCGACCGAGCCGAGTGA
- a CDS encoding GNAT family N-acetyltransferase: MPGPLFLVGDRVELRTVEREDREFIARHRNDPTFRRVLGDARPMNLSAATDYFESVVGSDDGETLLVCVDDRAVGLCFFYDLDETNGNAELGYWITPEAQDRGYATDAARTLARYAFDERRLDKLTARVREPNAASVRVLEKLGFREEGVLREQEFVGGRRVDLRVFGLLASELER; the protein is encoded by the coding sequence ATGCCCGGCCCCCTCTTCCTCGTCGGCGACCGCGTCGAACTCCGGACCGTCGAGCGCGAGGACCGCGAGTTCATCGCTCGCCACCGCAACGACCCGACGTTCCGTCGCGTTCTCGGCGACGCGCGCCCGATGAACCTCTCGGCGGCGACCGACTACTTCGAGTCGGTCGTCGGCAGCGACGACGGTGAGACGCTTCTGGTCTGTGTCGACGACCGGGCGGTCGGCCTCTGCTTCTTCTACGACCTCGACGAGACGAACGGCAACGCCGAACTCGGCTACTGGATTACGCCGGAGGCGCAGGACCGAGGCTACGCGACTGACGCCGCGCGGACGCTCGCGCGCTACGCGTTCGACGAACGCCGCCTCGACAAACTCACCGCCCGCGTGCGCGAACCCAACGCCGCGTCCGTGCGGGTGCTCGAGAAACTCGGCTTCCGCGAGGAGGGCGTTCTCCGCGAACAGGAGTTCGTCGGCGGGCGACGGGTCGACCTGCGCGTGTTCGGGCTCTTGGCGTCGGAACTCGAACGCTGA
- a CDS encoding DedA family protein, protein MLSLLLQANFEVPSMLHDLLDSEFAFLLLLGIFVLEGAMLMYFMPSELVVPGAIFVFGATVEMAILIIGIAVLGATIGQFVLFMVAKRGGREYLLRKRWFRISEERLDKFDGWFDRWGPIVVPVSNTLPFTRGMLTVPAGLSEMRPREFIALSALGTLSFETLLALLYFVVLPYL, encoded by the coding sequence ATGCTGAGCCTGCTGCTCCAGGCCAACTTCGAGGTTCCCTCGATGTTGCACGACCTGCTCGACTCGGAGTTCGCGTTTCTCTTACTCCTCGGTATCTTCGTCCTCGAAGGCGCGATGCTGATGTACTTCATGCCGAGCGAACTCGTCGTTCCCGGGGCGATATTCGTCTTCGGCGCCACCGTCGAGATGGCCATCCTCATCATCGGTATCGCCGTCCTCGGCGCGACGATCGGCCAGTTCGTGCTGTTCATGGTGGCCAAGCGCGGCGGCCGCGAGTATCTGCTCCGGAAGCGCTGGTTCCGAATCAGCGAGGAGCGTCTCGACAAGTTCGACGGCTGGTTCGATCGCTGGGGCCCCATCGTCGTCCCGGTGAGCAACACGCTGCCGTTCACGCGCGGGATGCTCACCGTCCCGGCTGGCCTCTCCGAGATGCGTCCCCGCGAGTTCATCGCGCTGTCGGCGCTCGGAACGCTCTCGTTCGAGACGCTTCTGGCGCTACTGTACTTCGTCGTCCTCCCGTACCTCTGA
- the hemB gene encoding porphobilinogen synthase, with the protein MNLTDRPRRLRRDGVRGLVSENRVSASDLIAPVFVDATTDERIPIESMPGHERVSVDDAVDRVEEILETGVEAVMLFGIPESKDELGTRAWAEDGVVQRATRDIAAETDAYVITDVCLCEYTDHGHCGVIEDHADENPTLTVKNDETLDLLGKIAVSHAEAGAQMVAPSSMTDGMVGAIREALDAERFDDVPIMSYAVKYQSAFYGPFRDAADGAPAFGDRRHYQMDPANAREALREARLDVEQGADVLMIKPALPYLDIVNAIRREFDHPVAAYNVSGEYAMLQAAAEKGWLDLEEVAMESLVSMKRAGADLILTYFAEQVADQL; encoded by the coding sequence ATGAACCTCACCGACCGCCCGCGTCGGCTTCGGCGCGACGGCGTTCGCGGCCTCGTGAGCGAGAACCGAGTCTCGGCGTCGGACCTCATCGCCCCCGTCTTCGTCGACGCGACGACCGACGAGCGCATCCCCATCGAGTCGATGCCGGGGCACGAACGCGTCTCCGTCGACGACGCGGTCGACCGTGTCGAGGAGATCCTCGAAACCGGTGTCGAGGCGGTGATGCTGTTCGGCATCCCCGAATCGAAGGACGAACTCGGAACACGCGCGTGGGCCGAAGACGGCGTCGTCCAGCGGGCGACCCGCGATATCGCCGCCGAGACAGACGCGTACGTCATCACCGACGTCTGTCTCTGCGAGTACACCGATCACGGCCACTGCGGGGTGATAGAGGACCACGCCGACGAGAACCCTACCCTCACGGTGAAAAACGACGAGACGCTCGACCTGCTCGGGAAGATCGCCGTCTCGCACGCCGAAGCGGGCGCGCAGATGGTCGCCCCCTCGTCGATGACCGACGGGATGGTCGGCGCGATTCGGGAGGCGCTCGACGCGGAGAGATTCGACGACGTCCCCATCATGAGCTACGCCGTGAAGTACCAGAGCGCGTTTTACGGCCCCTTCCGCGACGCCGCCGACGGCGCGCCCGCCTTCGGCGATAGGCGACACTACCAGATGGACCCCGCGAACGCCCGCGAGGCGCTTCGAGAAGCTCGCCTCGACGTGGAGCAGGGCGCGGACGTGTTGATGATTAAACCCGCGCTCCCCTACCTCGACATCGTCAACGCGATTCGCCGGGAGTTCGACCACCCGGTCGCCGCCTACAACGTCTCCGGCGAATACGCGATGCTACAGGCGGCCGCCGAAAAGGGGTGGTTGGACTTAGAGGAGGTGGCGATGGAGTCGCTCGTCTCGATGAAGCGCGCGGGTGCGGACCTCATCCTCACCTACTTCGCAGAGCAGGTCGCCGACCAGCTGTAG
- a CDS encoding ammonium transporter gives MDAFLQTDLSAVVEGINAVWVLTVTFLIFFMHAGFAMLEAGQVRSKNVANQLTKNLLTWSIGVIVFFLVGAGVSNLVAGAGFADSFAYMNGGSAAWIDWLFGAVFAMTAATIVSGAVAGRAKLRAYVTYTVLLAAVIYPVVVGFTWAGGFLDAMGFHDFAGGMIVHGMGGIAGLTAAWVIGPRMDRFNDDGTANVIPGHSLTFAVLGTLILAFGWYGFNVGTAAAPLAEGGSELADFAYVGRVALVTTLGMAAGAIGAAGVALLKTGKVDTLYVANGLLAGLVGITGVADAIVWPGALALGLLAGAQLPLVFEFVEKRLRIDDVCAVFPVHGSAGIMGVVLFPFFAVDGFSVGQLVTQVVGAGVIAIWTVAATALVFGGIRVLGEARVTPEHEREGLDTSEHGVDTYPEFGQPEGPVTDAAGVRTDGGVIGASDEYSTAEGENE, from the coding sequence ATGGACGCGTTCCTACAGACCGACCTCTCGGCGGTCGTCGAAGGTATCAACGCGGTGTGGGTTCTCACCGTCACGTTCCTCATCTTCTTCATGCACGCCGGCTTCGCGATGCTGGAGGCCGGACAGGTACGCTCGAAGAACGTCGCCAACCAGCTGACGAAGAACCTACTGACCTGGAGCATCGGCGTCATCGTCTTCTTCCTCGTCGGTGCCGGGGTATCGAATCTCGTCGCCGGCGCCGGCTTCGCCGACTCGTTCGCCTACATGAACGGCGGGTCGGCCGCGTGGATCGACTGGCTCTTCGGCGCGGTGTTCGCGATGACCGCCGCGACCATCGTCTCCGGTGCGGTGGCGGGTCGCGCGAAGCTCCGCGCGTACGTCACCTACACGGTCCTGCTCGCGGCCGTCATCTACCCGGTCGTCGTCGGCTTCACGTGGGCCGGCGGCTTCCTCGACGCGATGGGCTTTCACGACTTCGCGGGCGGCATGATCGTCCACGGGATGGGCGGCATCGCCGGCCTCACAGCGGCGTGGGTCATCGGCCCGCGTATGGACCGCTTCAACGACGACGGCACGGCTAACGTCATCCCCGGTCACTCGCTGACGTTCGCGGTCCTCGGCACGCTCATCCTCGCGTTCGGCTGGTACGGCTTCAACGTCGGCACCGCCGCCGCGCCGCTGGCGGAGGGCGGCAGCGAACTCGCCGACTTCGCGTACGTCGGTCGAGTCGCGCTCGTCACGACGCTCGGCATGGCTGCCGGCGCAATCGGCGCTGCGGGCGTCGCCCTGTTGAAGACAGGCAAAGTCGACACGCTGTACGTCGCCAACGGCCTGCTCGCCGGTCTGGTCGGCATCACCGGTGTCGCCGACGCCATCGTCTGGCCCGGTGCGCTCGCGCTCGGTCTCTTGGCCGGCGCGCAGCTCCCCCTCGTCTTCGAGTTCGTCGAGAAGCGCCTCAGAATCGACGACGTCTGTGCGGTGTTCCCCGTTCACGGTTCGGCGGGCATCATGGGCGTCGTCCTGTTCCCGTTCTTCGCCGTCGACGGCTTCTCGGTCGGGCAACTGGTGACCCAGGTCGTCGGTGCCGGCGTCATCGCCATCTGGACCGTCGCCGCGACGGCGCTGGTGTTCGGCGGGATTCGCGTGCTCGGTGAGGCCCGCGTCACGCCCGAACACGAGCGTGAGGGCCTCGACACCTCCGAACACGGCGTCGACACCTACCCCGAGTTCGGCCAGCCCGAAGGACCCGTCACCGACGCGGCAGGCGTCCGCACCGACGGTGGCGTTATCGGTGCGAGCGACGAGTACTCGACCGCAGAGGGTGAGAACGAATGA
- a CDS encoding P-II family nitrogen regulator has translation MSSELPNDGEIKMVIAIVRPDKLGDVKKGLASVGAPSLTVTNVSGRGSQPAKKGQWRGEEYTVDLHQKVKVECVVADIPAEEVVDAIREAANTGEPGDGKIFVLPVESAVQVRTGNEGPDAV, from the coding sequence ATGAGCAGTGAACTCCCGAACGACGGCGAAATCAAGATGGTTATCGCCATCGTCCGTCCGGACAAACTCGGCGACGTGAAGAAGGGACTCGCCTCGGTGGGCGCGCCCTCGCTGACGGTGACGAACGTCTCCGGTCGCGGCAGCCAGCCCGCGAAGAAGGGTCAGTGGCGCGGCGAGGAGTACACCGTCGACCTCCACCAGAAGGTGAAAGTCGAGTGCGTCGTCGCCGATATCCCCGCCGAAGAGGTCGTCGACGCCATCCGCGAGGCCGCAAACACCGGCGAACCCGGCGACGGGAAGATATTCGTCCTCCCCGTCGAGAGCGCCGTCCAAGTCCGGACTGGAAACGAAGGCCCCGACGCGGTCTGA